Genomic window (Saccharomyces cerevisiae S288C chromosome X, complete sequence):
CTTATGTACATTAAACTTAAACATTTTGCATTGTTCTTCCAGTTCTTGGATTATATTATCTTGGTGGGAGTCAATCAAATCCCAATCGACGCTATTACTGGACAAGTCAACTTTATTCGCAAAACAAGTCCTGTAATCATCACCAAAAGTCTCAATGAATGCTTCTTCATTAAGATACTTTGACCATTCCATAGGCGGAAACGTGTTTTTATCCAACACTCTGTCACTCTTGGACCGTGGCTTTGGCGCCCTTTCATTTTGTCTTACATAAAAGTATCTCAGCAGCATTATTGCTTCTTTCCTCAAGATCCCCGGTATACTCTCGTACCCTGCCGCACTATTGTTCTTGGGCACTAATGTACACGTATCATGATTTACTGACAAGACAGTACCGTTGCCTCCAAATCTCTCGTTGCCACAACCGAACACCACCTTTCCA
Coding sequences:
- the TAD2 gene encoding tRNA(adenine34) deaminase (Subunit of tRNA-specific adenosine-34 deaminase; forms a heterodimer with Tad3p that converts adenosine to inosine at the wobble position of several tRNAs), coding for MQHIKHMRTAVRLARYALDHDETPVACIFVHTPTGQVMAYGMNDTNKSLTGVAHAEFMGIDQIKAMLGSRGVVDVFKDITLYVTVEPCIMCASALKQLDIGKVVFGCGNERFGGNGTVLSVNHDTCTLVPKNNSAAGYESIPGILRKEAIMLLRYFYVRQNERAPKPRSKSDRVLDKNTFPPMEWSKYLNEEAFIETFGDDYRTCFANKVDLSSNSVDWDLIDSHQDNIIQELEEQCKMFKFNVHKKSKV